One Algihabitans albus DNA segment encodes these proteins:
- a CDS encoding aspartate aminotransferase family protein — protein sequence MPSEPIRNTTARWRALDVRHHLSPFADYKTLKQGDGGSRIITEAKGVYLTDSEGQTLLDGMAGLWCVNVGYGRQELAEAAYRQMLELPYYNTFFKTATPPAVELSEKLAEIAPEGMNRVFYGSSGSESNDTVVRLVRRYWNLRGQPEKNHFISRTHAYHGSTMASASLGGMPFMQEGFGLPLPGFHHVMPPYWLDFAERDDDGTDESPADFGLRAARAVEEKILEIGADKVAAFIGEPIQGAGGVIVPPETYWPEIQRICARHDVLLIADEVICGFGRTGYWFASEPFGIKPDLMTLAKGITSGYIPLSAVMVSDRIGEVLESGEGEFAHGYTYSGHPVACAVALANIALIESDGLVEKVREETAPYLAERLQSLAGHPLVGQVRSFGLLGAVELVEDKARRKHFEPIGRVGTLCRDHCFANGLVMRAVRDGMVLSPPLIIEKPQIDELIDKARICLDLTAQDLGIAI from the coding sequence ATGCCAAGCGAACCGATCCGCAACACGACAGCCCGTTGGCGCGCGCTCGATGTGCGCCATCACCTCAGTCCCTTCGCAGACTACAAGACACTGAAGCAGGGCGACGGGGGCAGCCGCATCATCACCGAGGCCAAGGGCGTCTACCTGACCGACTCGGAAGGACAGACGCTGCTCGACGGCATGGCGGGGCTCTGGTGCGTCAATGTCGGCTACGGCCGTCAGGAACTGGCCGAGGCCGCCTACCGGCAGATGCTGGAGCTGCCCTACTACAACACCTTCTTCAAGACGGCGACGCCGCCGGCTGTCGAGTTGTCGGAGAAGCTGGCGGAGATCGCGCCGGAGGGCATGAACCGGGTCTTCTATGGCTCCAGCGGTTCGGAATCGAACGACACGGTGGTGCGCCTCGTGCGGCGTTACTGGAACCTGCGGGGCCAGCCCGAGAAGAACCACTTCATCAGCCGCACCCATGCCTATCACGGCTCGACCATGGCCTCCGCCAGCCTGGGCGGCATGCCCTTCATGCAGGAAGGCTTCGGGCTGCCGCTGCCCGGCTTCCACCACGTGATGCCGCCCTACTGGCTCGACTTCGCGGAGCGCGACGACGACGGGACCGACGAGAGCCCGGCCGACTTCGGCCTGCGCGCCGCCAGGGCGGTCGAGGAGAAGATTCTGGAAATCGGCGCGGACAAGGTCGCTGCCTTCATCGGCGAACCGATCCAGGGCGCCGGCGGCGTCATCGTTCCGCCGGAGACCTACTGGCCCGAAATCCAGCGCATCTGCGCCCGGCACGACGTCCTGCTGATCGCCGACGAGGTGATCTGCGGGTTCGGGCGTACCGGCTACTGGTTCGCCAGCGAGCCCTTCGGCATCAAGCCGGATCTCATGACCCTGGCCAAGGGCATCACCTCCGGCTACATCCCGCTTTCCGCCGTCATGGTGTCCGACCGCATCGGCGAGGTCCTGGAGTCCGGCGAGGGCGAGTTCGCCCACGGTTACACCTACTCCGGCCATCCGGTCGCCTGCGCCGTCGCACTGGCCAACATCGCGCTGATCGAGAGCGACGGTCTGGTGGAGAAGGTGCGCGAGGAAACCGCGCCCTACCTGGCGGAGCGCTTGCAGAGCCTGGCCGGGCATCCGCTGGTCGGACAGGTGCGCAGCTTCGGCCTGCTGGGCGCCGTCGAACTGGTCGAGGACAAGGCGCGCCGCAAGCACTTCGAGCCGATCGGGCGGGTGGGTACGCTCTGCCGCGATCACTGTTTCGCCAACGGCCTGGTAATGCGAGCGGTGCGCGACGGCATGGTGCTCTCGCCGCCGCTGATCATCGAAAAGCCGCAGATCGACGAGCTGATCGACAAGGCCCGCATCTGCCTCGATCTGACGGCCCAAGACCTCGGGATCGCCATCTGA
- a CDS encoding glutamine synthetase family protein yields MSYIEEFLKDHRIEEVECLVPDMAGIARGKILPAGKFLRGIKRGLRIPEAIFVQTVNGRYPHDSENVIDDAMSDVYLEPEPQSIRVVPWYEEPTAQIICDPYYFDGRPVPFACRHLLKRVLALFHAKNWQPIVAAELEFYLVDINEDPDYPLQPPIGRSKRRETSRQAYGVDAVNEFDPLFEEVYDFCEAQNIDIDTLTHEAGAAQMEMNFNHQDALAAADQAFLFKRTVREAGLRHQVYATFMAKPMQGEPGSSMHVHQSLTDQSSRRNLFSTTRGGASKLFLNYIGGLQRYLPATMPLVAPNVNSYRRLIPHADAPINTHWGFDNRTVGFRVPNSEPEARRVENRVAGADANPYLAIAASLACGYLGMSGRLQPSKPQIGSAYRLAHTLPRTLHDALYRFTRTKALKEVLGEEFVTAVATVKNAELDAYQEVISSWEREHLLLNV; encoded by the coding sequence ATGTCCTACATCGAGGAATTCCTCAAGGACCATCGCATCGAAGAGGTCGAGTGTCTGGTGCCGGACATGGCCGGCATCGCGCGCGGCAAGATCCTGCCCGCCGGCAAGTTCCTTCGCGGCATCAAGCGAGGCCTGCGCATTCCCGAAGCGATCTTCGTGCAGACCGTCAACGGGCGCTACCCCCACGACTCCGAGAACGTCATCGACGACGCCATGTCCGACGTCTACCTGGAGCCGGAACCCCAGAGCATCCGAGTCGTGCCCTGGTACGAGGAACCGACGGCGCAGATCATCTGCGATCCCTACTACTTCGACGGCAGACCCGTCCCCTTTGCCTGCCGCCACCTGCTGAAGCGGGTGCTCGCCCTCTTTCACGCCAAGAACTGGCAGCCCATCGTCGCCGCCGAGCTGGAGTTCTATCTCGTCGATATCAACGAAGATCCCGACTACCCCCTGCAGCCGCCGATCGGCCGCTCCAAGCGGCGGGAAACCTCCCGGCAGGCCTACGGGGTCGACGCCGTCAACGAATTCGATCCGCTGTTCGAGGAGGTCTACGACTTCTGCGAGGCGCAGAACATCGACATCGACACCCTGACCCACGAGGCCGGGGCCGCGCAGATGGAGATGAACTTCAACCATCAAGACGCGCTGGCAGCCGCCGACCAGGCTTTTCTGTTCAAACGGACGGTCCGCGAGGCCGGTCTGCGGCACCAAGTCTACGCCACCTTCATGGCCAAGCCGATGCAGGGCGAGCCCGGCAGCTCCATGCACGTCCACCAGTCGCTGACCGACCAGAGCAGCAGGCGGAACCTCTTCAGCACGACGCGGGGCGGCGCCTCCAAGCTCTTCCTCAATTACATCGGTGGTCTGCAGCGCTACCTGCCCGCCACCATGCCGCTGGTGGCGCCCAACGTGAACTCCTACCGTCGGCTGATCCCGCACGCCGATGCACCGATCAATACCCACTGGGGCTTCGACAACCGCACGGTCGGCTTCCGGGTTCCCAACTCGGAACCGGAGGCGCGGCGCGTGGAGAACCGCGTGGCGGGCGCCGACGCGAACCCCTACCTCGCGATCGCGGCCTCGCTGGCCTGCGGCTACCTGGGGATGAGCGGCCGCCTGCAACCCAGCAAACCGCAGATCGGCAGCGCCTATCGCCTGGCGCACACGCTGCCGCGCACCCTGCACGATGCGCTCTACCGCTTCACCCGCACCAAGGCGCTCAAGGAAGTGCTGGGCGAGGAGTTCGTCACCGCCGTGGCAACGGTCAAGAATGCCGAACTGGACGCCTACCAGGAGGTCATCTCCTCTTGGGAACGCGAGCACCTGCTGCTCAACGTCTGA
- a CDS encoding NAD(P)/FAD-dependent oxidoreductase, with amino-acid sequence MPRQAHADSWYAATAHPQPDYPELTGALSCDVCVVGGGYTGVTTALELAERGLDVVLLEANRIGWGASGRNGGQICTGFSSGPDKLIDWVGLEDARRLFAMTEEGKQIIRDRVAKHGIDCDLTWGYFHAADRPRELRECEEAAETLSKLGYEAQEMVRGAEAARQHAASPRYIGGLYESGAGHLHPLNYCLGLARAAAAAGVRIFEGTRAESIDTEAAKVATAKGSVSAKFLVLAMNAYLSDLVPGLRSRIMPVGTYIAATETLGENRAKGLIPRNAAVADMKFVLNYFRRSSDHRLLFGGRVSYSTLMPPNLPRAMRQKMLEVYPDLADVGFDFTWGGFVAITVERSPHLGRIGQRTFFAQGFSGSGVTLTGIAGRVLAEAIAGQAGRLDLFAKLPHTPFPGGRILRTPSLVLAMLWYRLRDLVP; translated from the coding sequence ATGCCCCGCCAAGCCCACGCCGACTCCTGGTATGCCGCCACGGCTCACCCCCAACCCGACTACCCGGAGCTGACCGGCGCTTTGTCCTGCGACGTCTGTGTGGTCGGCGGCGGCTACACCGGCGTCACGACGGCCCTGGAGCTGGCGGAGCGGGGCCTGGACGTGGTGCTGCTGGAGGCCAATCGAATCGGCTGGGGCGCGTCCGGGCGCAACGGCGGACAGATCTGCACAGGTTTTTCTTCGGGTCCCGACAAGCTGATCGACTGGGTCGGCCTCGAGGATGCCCGGCGTCTCTTCGCGATGACCGAAGAGGGCAAGCAGATCATCCGCGACCGGGTCGCCAAGCATGGCATCGACTGCGATCTGACCTGGGGCTACTTCCACGCCGCCGACCGGCCGCGCGAGCTGCGGGAGTGCGAGGAGGCGGCGGAAACCCTTTCGAAGCTCGGCTATGAGGCGCAGGAGATGGTGCGAGGCGCCGAGGCTGCGCGTCAACACGCGGCCTCGCCGCGCTACATCGGCGGCCTCTACGAGTCGGGCGCGGGTCATCTCCATCCGCTCAACTACTGTCTCGGCCTGGCGCGTGCGGCAGCCGCGGCGGGCGTGCGCATCTTCGAGGGGACGCGGGCGGAGTCCATCGATACCGAGGCCGCCAAGGTCGCGACGGCGAAGGGCAGCGTGAGCGCAAAGTTCCTGGTGCTCGCGATGAATGCCTACCTGAGCGATCTGGTGCCGGGCCTGCGCAGCCGGATCATGCCGGTCGGCACCTATATCGCTGCCACGGAGACGCTGGGCGAGAACCGGGCCAAGGGCCTGATCCCCCGGAACGCCGCCGTCGCCGACATGAAGTTCGTTCTGAACTACTTTCGCCGCTCGTCCGACCATCGCCTGCTGTTCGGCGGCCGCGTGAGCTATTCGACCCTGATGCCGCCGAACCTGCCGCGGGCCATGCGCCAGAAGATGCTGGAAGTCTATCCCGACCTGGCCGACGTCGGCTTCGACTTTACCTGGGGCGGGTTCGTCGCGATCACGGTGGAGCGCTCGCCGCATCTCGGCCGGATCGGCCAGCGGACCTTTTTCGCCCAGGGTTTCTCCGGCTCGGGCGTCACGCTGACGGGGATCGCAGGCCGGGTGTTGGCCGAAGCGATTGCCGGTCAGGCGGGGCGCCTGGACCTCTTCGCCAAGCTACCCCACACGCCCTTCCCCGGCGGTCGCATCCTGCGTACTCCGAGCCTGGTGCTCGCCATGCTCTGGTACCGTCTGCGCGACCTCGTCCCCTGA
- the aguB gene encoding N-carbamoylputrescine amidase encodes MAREITVAATQMACSWDSAANLDRAEALVRTAAARGAQAILLQELFETPYFCPDQKQEFFGLARPFADNPVIARFASLAKELGVVLPVSFFERANNAHYNALAMIDADGSPLGLYRKSHIPNGPGYQEKFYFNPGDTGFRVWDTAHGRLGVGICWDQWFPECARALALQGAEVLFYPTAIGSEPQDPSLNSRDHWQRTMQGHAAANMVPLVASNRIGEEQAEAAKMRFYGASFIADATGAKVAEAETQEAVLTATFDLEAIQAARASWGFFRDRRPELYGPLLTLDGKTVRP; translated from the coding sequence GTGGCCCGCGAGATCACCGTCGCCGCAACCCAGATGGCCTGCTCCTGGGACAGCGCCGCCAACCTGGATAGGGCCGAGGCTCTGGTTCGGACGGCGGCGGCGCGGGGCGCTCAGGCGATTCTGCTGCAGGAGCTGTTCGAGACCCCCTACTTCTGTCCCGACCAGAAGCAGGAGTTCTTCGGCTTGGCCCGGCCCTTCGCGGACAATCCCGTGATCGCGCGCTTCGCCTCCCTGGCCAAAGAACTGGGCGTGGTGCTGCCGGTCAGCTTCTTCGAGCGGGCCAACAACGCGCATTACAACGCCCTGGCCATGATCGACGCCGACGGCTCTCCCCTGGGGCTCTACCGCAAGTCCCATATCCCCAACGGTCCGGGCTATCAGGAGAAGTTCTACTTCAACCCCGGCGATACCGGGTTCCGGGTCTGGGATACGGCCCACGGTCGGCTCGGGGTCGGGATCTGCTGGGACCAATGGTTCCCGGAATGCGCCCGCGCCCTGGCGCTGCAAGGCGCGGAGGTTCTGTTCTACCCCACCGCCATCGGCAGCGAACCGCAGGACCCGAGCCTGAATTCGAGGGACCACTGGCAGCGCACCATGCAGGGCCATGCCGCCGCCAACATGGTGCCTCTGGTCGCCAGCAACCGCATCGGCGAAGAACAAGCCGAGGCGGCGAAGATGCGTTTCTACGGCGCGTCCTTCATCGCCGACGCGACGGGCGCCAAGGTCGCCGAGGCGGAAACCCAAGAGGCCGTGCTGACCGCCACCTTCGACTTGGAGGCTATCCAGGCCGCCCGCGCCTCCTGGGGCTTCTTCCGCGACCGCCGGCCGGAGCTTTACGGCCCGCTGCTGACGCTGGATGGCAAGACCGTGCGACCGTGA
- the adhP gene encoding alcohol dehydrogenase AdhP, whose translation MAKTMKAAVIHEFGQPLKIEEVPIPEIGPQEILVRIEASGVCHTDLHAASGDWPVKPTLPLIPGHEGCGTVAAVGREVTNVKEGDRVGVPWLHTACGFCDHCMGGWETLCESQQNTGYSVDGGYAEYAKADPRFVGKLPNNLEMAAVAPVLCAGVTVYKGLKETDTKPGDWVVISGIGGLGHMAVQYAKAMGRHVVAVDIADEKLEFAKRLGADMTINAANLDPVDEVARTIGGAHGVLVTAVSRPAFAQALGMARRGGTVVLNGLPPGDFPVPIFDVVLKRITLRGSIVGTRLDLQECLTFAAEGQVAANVAVEPLENINGVFDRMKQGSIEGRIVLTP comes from the coding sequence ATGGCAAAGACGATGAAGGCGGCGGTCATTCATGAGTTCGGTCAACCGCTCAAGATCGAGGAGGTCCCGATTCCGGAGATCGGCCCTCAAGAGATTTTGGTGCGGATCGAGGCCAGCGGCGTCTGTCACACGGACCTGCACGCGGCCTCCGGCGACTGGCCGGTGAAGCCGACGCTGCCGCTGATCCCCGGCCACGAAGGCTGCGGTACGGTCGCCGCCGTCGGTCGGGAAGTCACGAACGTCAAGGAAGGCGACCGGGTGGGCGTGCCCTGGCTGCATACGGCCTGCGGCTTTTGCGACCACTGCATGGGCGGTTGGGAGACGCTGTGCGAAAGCCAGCAGAACACCGGCTACAGCGTCGACGGCGGTTACGCCGAATACGCCAAGGCGGACCCGCGTTTTGTCGGCAAGCTGCCGAACAACCTCGAGATGGCGGCGGTGGCCCCGGTGCTCTGCGCGGGCGTGACGGTCTACAAGGGCCTCAAGGAAACCGATACCAAGCCGGGCGATTGGGTCGTGATTTCGGGGATCGGCGGGCTCGGTCACATGGCGGTGCAGTACGCCAAGGCGATGGGCCGTCACGTGGTCGCGGTCGATATCGCCGACGAGAAGCTGGAGTTCGCCAAGCGCCTCGGCGCCGACATGACCATCAACGCCGCGAACCTGGATCCAGTGGATGAAGTCGCCCGCACCATCGGCGGTGCCCATGGTGTGTTGGTGACGGCCGTGTCGCGCCCCGCCTTCGCTCAGGCCCTGGGGATGGCCCGGCGCGGCGGAACGGTGGTGCTCAATGGGTTGCCGCCGGGTGATTTTCCGGTGCCCATCTTCGATGTGGTGCTGAAGCGCATCACTCTCCGCGGTTCGATCGTCGGCACCCGCCTGGACCTGCAGGAATGCCTGACCTTCGCCGCCGAAGGTCAGGTCGCCGCCAATGTGGCGGTCGAGCCGCTGGAGAACATCAACGGCGTCTTCGATCGCATGAAACAGGGCAGCATCGAAGGCCGGATCGTGCTGACGCCGTAA
- a CDS encoding YqaA family protein: MRRTVLFARRLTRSRHGQAGLFALSAAETVFLPLMLEAIMAPMMLVDRRRAWQTGAIALAGCLAGAVVAYFLGAWLYSWFGQDLVTLVGGEQAFNDFKVFMQTHGFWAIMLAGLTPIPFQIAVLASGVTGYALPGFIAAVLISRGLRYLGMAALVSWLGADAFRAFSRLRRALPWSKKRPSGDEVAQTVPEHGEHQARSTQDATAGEGRVG, encoded by the coding sequence ATGCGTCGGACGGTGCTCTTTGCGCGGCGGTTAACCCGCTCGCGCCACGGCCAGGCTGGGCTCTTCGCCCTCTCGGCGGCAGAGACCGTGTTTCTGCCGCTGATGCTCGAGGCCATCATGGCGCCGATGATGCTGGTGGATCGCCGCCGCGCCTGGCAAACCGGCGCGATCGCGCTGGCAGGCTGCCTGGCCGGCGCCGTGGTCGCCTACTTCCTTGGCGCTTGGCTATACAGCTGGTTCGGTCAGGATCTGGTGACTCTTGTCGGAGGGGAGCAGGCTTTCAACGACTTCAAGGTCTTCATGCAGACCCATGGTTTCTGGGCGATCATGCTGGCCGGCCTGACACCCATCCCCTTTCAGATCGCGGTCCTGGCCAGCGGGGTCACGGGCTACGCGCTGCCGGGTTTCATCGCCGCCGTCCTGATTTCCCGAGGCCTTCGCTATCTTGGGATGGCGGCCCTCGTCTCCTGGTTGGGCGCCGATGCCTTTCGGGCCTTTAGCCGCCTGCGCCGCGCCCTGCCCTGGTCGAAAAAGCGTCCCTCAGGGGACGAGGTCGCGCAGACGGTACCAGAGCATGGCGAGCACCAGGCTCGGAGTACGCAGGATGCGACCGCCGGGGAAGGGCGTGTGGGGTAG